Part of the Coregonus clupeaformis isolate EN_2021a unplaced genomic scaffold, ASM2061545v1 scaf0247, whole genome shotgun sequence genome is shown below.
tagattgttgaggggaaAAAGTGgcgcccgagtggcgcagtggtctacggCACTGCatcgctagctgtgccactagagctcctggttcgaatccaggctctgtcgtacccggccgcgaccgggagacccatggggcggcacacaattggcccagcgtcgtccagggtaggggatggaatggccggcagggatgtagctcagttggtagagcatggcggttgtgggttcgattcccacggggggccagtatgaaaaaaagaataatgtatgcactcactaactgtaagtcgctctggataagagcgtctgctaaatgactaaaatgtaaatgtaaaaaaaaacaattgaatccattttagaataagggtgtaatgtaacaatgtggaagaATTCtaggtctgaataccttccgaatgcactctacatACACGGTTAAATATAATACAGCTATTATTGTTTACATTACGGTACTAAAATTGAGATGAATATTTTTCCCTCCAGCTCTTGACACCAAAGCCAGCAATCTGTCCAGTCTTTCAAAGAAGTACCGCAGCGACGCCAAGTACCTCAACACCCGATCCAGCTATGCCAAGATAGCAGCCGGGGCAGTCTTCTTCATTACACTCATCATCTATGTGCGTTTCTGGTGGATCTGATGGATTGGCATAAGGACTTTGAAAGAGGAGAGTCTGGATTCCCTTTAAACAAATATTTAAACTCACTGGTACCTATTAATTATAGGCTATCAAATTGGTGGTTTCTGTTAACAGCAAATCTTAAGTTCCTACATGGATGCCTTAGGGAGAGACCTTGTGAGTATTGGAtgagtgtaagtcgctctggataacagcgtctgctaaatgacttaaatgtaaatgagtggATGGAACCGTGCCTTTTTCAGCTTTGTCATGTCTCGTACCTAGGGTCCTGTGTTTTGCTTAAAACGTGTCACTTGACCTAGATTTTAACCTTTACTTTAAGCCTTTTCCAGAAATGAGAATTAGACCAAAAATTAAAGCAATTGTCTGAGGATGGTGCTGGAGCATCTGACAGATTGATGGAAAAAGCTTTAAATTAAAGGTtaaaatccaggtcatgtgacatgattaacCAAACACAGGGCCCTACAATACCTGTATAAAGATACTGCCCTGTGGTTGATAATGTGAGCCAAGTGGAGCTTTCTGTGAATTCATAGTGCTTGTACAATCCCATTAGCTGGAGCATAAAAGAGATGGAAAATGCATTGTTTACATTATTCCGTTACTTAATTTTTTACAATGTCTCTTTGTGAAGGAAAATTCTATCTATATGCAAATGGTCGTAAGTGTGAAAACTCTTTAACATGGCAAAAAAGTTGAGTTTATTGTTTACAAAAGTTACAGAACTGCAAAATATGATTTGTTGAAATGTATATTTACTATCTTaatgtttatttaaaaaaattaaacacTACATGTTGAAATGAGAAATAACACTCCCTTCCCTccaaaaaatacacacacacacttgcacagtCAAACATACACACTCAAACATGGGCTCACCCATACAAATGCTCATACTTgttatacacacacatgcaagcctCTTCACATTCCTCGTCCTTCCCAGGGGTGATGAATGACCTGATGGTGAATAGGTCTACACCACAAGATCAAAGTCATCCCTCTGGAAAACAAAAGGCAACACAGAGAGTCAGAAACCCTATGTGTACAACAGGATTTACCATCATAGACTAGACAATCTTATATTCAAACATAGTCAAGAAGTCTTGACAAAATTCAGTTTGTTTGTTAGATCGTGGTCTCTCTCACCTCATCATTGTAGGTCATGACGTGCTGTTTGATCTTTGAAGAGTCAACCCATGTTACAAAGTCTTCCATATTTCTGATGGAATAAAACATTTAGGATTTGGGGACTGACAAGATGTCAGAAAAAATATGTATCAGAAGTAGTCAGACAAAACCCAACACTTACCTAGTGACAAGGAACGCTGGGTCTGTGACAATCTCTGGTCCCACACGCACATCTAAGGTACAGTCAAGGCCACAAAGCACTACATTGATATTCATCACAGAAGACCAATCTTATTGACATTTCAATCTATGATCCCTACAAGAGGGTAAAAAAACACCATTGCCACAGCATGCACACAGGCACTACATCACTCGTACTGTGACCGTATGAAGGATACGTCCCTGTTCGATGAAGGTGATGGCAGTCTTCAGGTTCTGAGCCATTCGTAAGCTTACCATTATGGTGGGTAGCCGCCTCCTGGAAATCAGAGATTGAGAATTGAGCCAGAGGTATTACAAGtgatggggcggcgcacaattggcccagcgtcgtccagggtaggggagggaatggctggcagggatgtagctcagttggtagagcatggcgtttgcaacgccagggttgtgggtttgattcccacggggggtatgaaaaaaataaaatatgtatgcactcactaactgtaagtcgctctggataagagcgtctgctaaatgactaaaatgtaaaatgtaatgggtAGAATGCAACATCTAGTTTTACTCTTACTATTGTTATTGAGAGATGGAATGGGTTTATTCACCTGCAGAATGAAGAGGCTGTGACTTTCTCTGTGAGAACCAGGTTCTGTTTGGTGGGGATCAGCCCAGTACCATACCTT
Proteins encoded:
- the LOC121535000 gene encoding U3 small nucleolar ribonucleoprotein protein IMP3; amino-acid sequence: MVRKLKFHEQKLLKKVDFINWEVDNNLHEVKVLRKYHIEKREDYTKYNKLSRNIRELAQKIRDLDEKDGFRAHSTGQLLEKLYGTGLIPTKQNLVLTEKVTASSFCRRRLPTIMVSLRMAQNLKTAITFIEQGHVRVGPEIVTDPAFLVTRNMEDFVTWVDSSKIKQHVMTYNDERDDFDLVV